CCGCCGCTCGAGGCGCTGCAGGAGGGGGACGTCGTCCACGGAGTGGACCATCGAGAAGAGTTCCGCGGCCCGGTTGGCCTTGTTGGACTGCAGGTGGCCGATCAGGTGCCAGGTGACGGGGAGCCCCGCCAGGGCGGCGATCTTGCCGGCGGCCTCCTGGACCCGGCTCTCGCCCAGGACGACGGGGCCGACTCCCGCGAGGCCGGCGACAGCCTCCGCGGGGAAGGTCTTGGACACCGCCACGAGGGTGACGTCCCCGGGCCGACGGCCGCAGGACCCGGCCGCACGGTCGATCCGCTCACGAATCCGGTGGTAGCGTTCCACGATGCCGTCGCTCATCTCGAAAACCTCCGCTTGCCCATGGCCATCCGGGTTGGTGTCGGAATCGGTCTCGTTGCCCAGGCTCGCCGCCTGAAAGGACGAAAGGACTTAAAGGACCAAAAGGACCAAAAGGACATCCAGAACCAAATGGACTGAAAGAACTGCAGCCACGCAACGAAATCGCCATTGGCCCGGTGCCTTCTCCGGCCCCGATACCGACCCCGGTACGCGTCCTCCGGACCTTCAGCCTGGCAGCCTTCAGCCTAACAGCCTTCAGCCTGACCGCCTTCAGCCTGACCGCCTTCAGCCTGACAGCCTTCAGCCTATCAGCCTCTACTGCCACCGGAACCATCGCAGGGCCAGCAGGAAGCCGCCCACGCACCAGGCGGCCAGGACCGCCATCTCGGACCAGGCGGCCACGAGAGGGAGCCCGTCGTTGACGATCATCCGCATGGCGTCGTTGGCGGCGGTGAGCGGCAGCGCCCGGATGAAGGGCTGGAAGGACTCCGGGAACCGGGCGTAGGAAAAGAAGGCCCCGGAGAAGACCCACATGGGCAGCATCACCAGGTTCATCCAGCCCATGACCACCTCGGTGGTCCGCGGGCGGGCCGCCACCAGGAGCCCCAGGCCGGCGAAGGCGAAGGAGGTGGCCAGGGCCACGACCACCAGGTCCAGGATCGCCCCGTGGACCTTCACGCCGAAGAGGAGCCAGCCGAAGCCCACCAGGGCGAACATCTCCGGCAGCAGCAGGACCAGCCGGGAGAGGATGTACGCCAGCAGGAAGTGGGCCCGCCGCATGGGGGTGGCCGCGTAGCGTTTCAGGAGCTTGTTGACCCGGGCCTCAACCACGGCGTAGCCGATCCCCCACATCCCGCTCCCCATGAGGTTGAGCCCGATCAGGCCCGGGATCAGGAAGTCGATGTAGCGGGAGCCGGGCCGGCTGAAAGGGCTCTCCCCGGATGGGAGGGCGTCCCGGCGGCCGGCCGCGCGCTGGAGGAGGTTCTCGGTCACCAGGCGAGCGTAGCGGGAGTCCCCCCGCGTGGGGTCGAAGCGGTAGGTGACCCGGACGGTCCCGCCCGGCGGGGTGGTCTCCGCCACCACCAGGAGGTCCAGTTTTCCCTTGCCCAGGCTCTTCTCGGCCTCTGCCTCGGAGAGTTTCTCGAGGTGGGCCTCCGGGCCCAGGAGGGTTTCCACCCGTCGAACGGCGGCGGCCTCCCCCAGCACCGCCAGCCGCGGCTTCTCTGGCGGGGCGCTCCGGAAAGCGCTCCCCAGGGCCAGGGCCAGCAGCACCGGGAAACCGAAGGTCCAGAAGAGGGCTTCCTTTTCCCGGAAAAACTCGAGGATGCGCGTCCGGGTGAGTTCCCGGAGCGGGCTGAAACGGGCCGGACCGGTAGAGGGGGGCCTGGGGTCACTCATCGCGAAGCTCCCGTCCCGTGAGGTGGATGAAAACGTCTTCCAGCGTGGGCTGGTGGGTGGTCAGGGAGGCGATCTCGGTATCGCGTTCCTCGAGCAGGGAAAGGAGGGCCGGGAGGGCGTGCCCGATCCGTGTCACGGTGAGGCGGAGTCGGCCGTCGCGCTCCCGAACGTCGCGGACGCCGGGGAGGCCGTCCAGCAGGGCGAGGTCCAGGGGGGGGCGGGGGACGAACTCCACGATCTGGGCGGCGTCCAGCGCCGCGATCAGTTCGGCGGGGGAGCCGAGGGCGATCACCTTCCCGTGGTCCATGACGGCGACGCGGTCGCAGAGCCGGGCGGCCTCCTCCATGTAGTGGGTGGTGAGGAGGACGGTCCCCCCCTTCCGCTTGAACGCCTCCACCAGGTCCCAGATCTTGCGGCGGGCCTGGGGGTCCAGCCCGGTGGTGGGCTCGTCCAGGAAGAGCAGTTCGGGGTCGCCGGTCAGGGCGCAGGCGAGGGCCATGCGCTGCCGTTGCCCGCCGGAGAGCTTGCCGACACGGGCCAGGCGCTTCTCGTCCAGTTCCACCTCGGCGATGGCCTGGTCGGGGTCCCGACCGTTCCGGTAGAAACTCCGGAAGAGGCGGACGGTTTCCAGGACCGTCAGTTTTTCCGGGAACCGGGTCTCCTGGAGCAACACCCCCAGGCGCTCCCGGCAGGCGTGGTCCCCGCCGCGGCCCCAGGTGTGGCCGAGGACTTCCACGAGACCCGCGTCGGCGGGGAGGAGGCCTTCAAGGATCTCCACGGTGGTGGTCTTCCCGGCGCCGTTGGGCCCGAGGAGCCCGAAACACTCGCCCCGGCCGACTTCCAGGTCCAGCCCCGCCACGGCGGTGACGTCCTTGTAGCGCTTGACCAGCCCGGCGCAGCGGATGGCGGGCCCCGTCCGGGGATCGTGGACTGGAGCGGGATGATCTTGACCGGGACGGAGGGCAGGCATGCCGCCCGGCGCGGAAAAAGGTTCTGTGGAGCGGGGCCGGGGTGTTGTGGAGGGGTCGGGCATGGTCGGTGGTCCTCGCGTGTTCTCTTCGCCCCGGTCCTTTCGGGGCGAAGCGATGAAAGCGGATGATAACCGGTTTGCCCACCGAAGTCAAAAGCGGATGATGGGTTCATGTCCGGGGATACGGGAGTGCCTCACCGGAGGGCCTGAGGTGCGGCGGCCCTCCCCGCAGCCGACTTCTTCCTGCCTGCAATGGACAGGAGTGAACCCCTCAGCGTTTCCCGAGGATGCTCAGCACGAAGCGGACGGCCATCACCGCCAGGCAGCCGATGACGAGGTAGAAGCTGTAGTCGAAGAGGGCCCGGAAGACGAGGTTCCCCCGCCGGAGCACCACCACCGCGTCGGCGTAGATGATCTCGCACCCCCGGTCGTTCCGGACGGTGCTCGTGGTTCGCGTCCCCCAGCCGTTGGGAAGGCGGACGCGATAGTCCACGAGGAGGCCCCGGACCTTCACCTGGTCCCCGGTCCGGATCTCCTCCAGCACCCGGCTGACCGCGTCATTCGCCGGGATGATGTGGTTGTTGGCGATCTGGTTGAGGTTGAAGCGGCTCCCCAGTTCCGCGCTGTCCCACCGGCACCAGCAGGTGAACTCGCCGTGGGAGAACTTCACCCGGTGGAAGACGTCGCTGGCGACATTGCGTCCCCAGAGGACGCACAGGTCCTTGGTGTTGAAGGGGTCATCCCGGTGGGTCATGTCGTGCCAGGCGTTGCTGTCGTAGTAGGAGACCACCAGGCCGGCGAACTCGTAGTGAAACCGGGGCGTCAGTTCGGCGGTGTAACCGTCCCGGTCCACCTTGAACGGCGCGGCGTCGGTGGGGGTCTGAACCGGTTCGGCGGCCAGGTCGGGCAGGATGTCCCCCACCGGGGGGAGCGACTCCCGCCCCCAGTAGGAAACCACCAGGGTCAGTGCCCCGGCGGCCAGGAAGAGGCGCAACAGGATTGTCGTCATCGAGGTGTTTTGCATGGGCCCTCGTCCCGCCGGGCGGAAAACCGCGAACCACACGAAGAGACTCGAATGCCTGGAATTACGGCAGTGTTCCTTGCGCGCTCGCGCCGGGGTGCCCGATGCTCAAGGCCTCGGCACCGCGGCCGCGGGGACCGCTTCCCGCGCCTGTCTCCTCGCGGAATTGGGGTCCGCCCGATGGGTCAGTTTGCGAAGCACTGTGCCAGGAGAACGTAGTCGGCGGCGTTCACCGTCCCGTTCCGGTCCAGGTCCGCCGACAGGATCACGGCGTTGAAGTTGCCTTCCCCCTGCCCGATGTCGCCGGCGACGTAACGGGCGAAGATCAGCAGGTCCACGGCGTCGGTCCTGCGGCTGACGTTGAGGTCGCCCGTCACGAAGACCCCCCGCCGGACGAACTCGTCGTAGATCGCCCACTGATTCTGCCGGCCGAACAGCTGGGCGTCGGCCTCCAGCATGGCCGTGGCCCCGCCGTAGAAAGTGGGGCCGTAGGGCATCAGGTAGTGGCTCTGCAGGACGATGCGGTCGGTGACGTTCTTCCCGAGCTGGAGGAAGAGGTTCACCAGGGCGCACGACCAGATCTCCCCGTCGGTGTGGATCTGCCCCGTCATGTCGTCCGGGTAGACCTTCCCCGTGTCCGTCCGCCTCAGGCAGGGCGGGTCGAAGAAGGAGATGGTGGCAAAGTCCCACTCCGCGATGCAGAAAGGGTCGAAACTGTTGGCGACGCTGTGGTTGTAGGTGTTGCTGAAGGCCCAGTAGTCGCTGAAGCCCTCGCCGATGGAGCCCGCCTGGCCGTACTCGAGGAAATAGTTGGGGCTGGTGCTGTCCTGGATGGCGTGGCCGAGCTCGTGGACGATGACGTCGGCGTCTTCGGCGTCCGGCACCCCGCCGTCCCCGAAGGCGATGTGCCCGCGCCCGCTCCCGTAGGGCCAGTAGTGGGAGTTGTCCGCCCCGCTGAGCCCGTGGGCGTCCACCTCGATGCGGTAGTTCATGATGCCGGTGAAGCCGAGGGCCCGGATGTGCCGGACGCAGGTGTCGATCCAGTAGTAGGCCATGACCGCCCCGAAGCCGGGGTCGGTGCGTTCGTAGACGAAGACGGGCGTGCTTTCCTGGGGCGGGGCGGTCCCCGGGGGCTCGTTGGACAGGGAACTGATCTTCACGTGGGGGCCGACCAGGGCGTATTTCCCGTTCACCGGCGCGTCCAGGCCTTGCAGCGTCACGGAGGTGTAGGCGCCCTCGAAGTCCGCCGGGGGCGACGTCGGGGTCAGCGCCGTGTTGTTGAGTGCGTTCACGGGATTGGGAAGGAAGACCTGGCCCGTCCCGTCCACGTGTTGCAGCCCCTGGAGGACGGCCAGGGTGCGGAGGGGCGAACCGCCGACCACGAAGATCGACCGGGCGATGGGGGACGCCCGGTGGAGCACGATCGCCCACGCGGCGCGGGGGACGCCGGCCTCGACCCAGTAAACCGGCCGGACCGATTCCGTCGCGACCGGGGAAAGAAGGGCCCCGGGGAGGACACGGGCGGGAATGAAGCCCTCCGGATGCCGGTCGAAGCCGGCCCATGCCATTTCGAGGGCCGCCCGGCGGTCCGGGAAGGTTTCATTCCAGGAAACGGGGGCGTCGGGCAGGGAGTCCACGGCGAGGTAGAGGCGGTTCTCGTGGTCCAGGTGGAGGTCGAGACGCCCGTTGAGCACCGGGATGCCGCCGTGTTCCATCGCCAGGCGGACGTGGACGCCGGCGGGGGACCGATCGAGGCGCTCCTCCCGAAGGTCGCCCGCGGCGGAGTGAAAGCGGGCGGAGGGGGTTGTGGCGAGGAAGTGCCCCACGGCTTCCCCGGGGGAAGGGAAGGCCGGGGAGCCCGGGCCGGGCTTGAACCATCGGGCCCGCGGCGCGTCGCCCGCGGCCGGGGATGTTCCCCCGGGTGCGGCGCAGGGAGCGGGGGTCAGCAGGGCGGCCAGCAGGCACAGACAGGGTATGCGCACGGGTGACGGGTACATCGAAGCTCCTTGGTTCACGGGTTGTCCGCCGGGCGGGGCGGCAGGTCCGGGCAAGCGGCCTGCAATGGATCGGATGCATGGTCGGGCGCTCCGGTTGCGCCGACCTCGAGCAGGACGAGGGTGATGTCGTCGTGTTGGGGGACGCCGGCGAACCACTCGGTCACGGCGGAGGTCACGGCGGAGTGAAGCTCCTCGAGGGGCCGGCCGCGGTTTTCATGGAGGGCGGCGAGAAGGCGCTCCTCGCCGAAATCCGTCCCGGACTTGTCGACGGCGTCGGGGAGACCGTCGGTGTAGACGGCGAGGAGATCGCCCGGATGCAGCGAAACCTCCCCGATCTCGAACTCGATCTCCGGGAAGACCCCCAGGACCGTCCCGCCCGTCTCGAGCCGCTCCACCCCGCCGTCGGCACGGATGAGGAAGGGGCTCTCGTGCCCGGCGTTGCAGTAGAAGAGCCGGCCGTGCCGGGTACAGAGGCGGGCGAGGAACAGGGTGGCGAATTTCTCCTCCGGGGTGATGTTGAAGAGGTGCACATTGAGCGCCTGAAGGAAGGAGTTCATCTGCCGCGTCGTCCCGCCGGGCGTGCAGGCGGTCCCTTCCAGGGGGGGCTGGGCGCGGGAGGCGCTCTGCACGCTCGCCATCAGGAGCGCGGCGGAGATCCCCTTCCCGCTGATGTCCCCCACCAGGATGTCCAGGATGCCGTCCGCCCGGGGGATGAAGTCGTAGAAGTCGCCGCTGACCTCCCGGGCCGGGCTGCATTTGCCGATGAGGGCCAGCCCCGGGACTTCCGGCAGCTTCTTGGGGAAGAACTCCTGCTGGACCTGCCGGGCGATTTCCAGTTCACGGCGTATCCGCTGCTTGTCGGCCACCTCGATGAGCAGGCCCCGAACGCTGCGGGCCATCGCGTTGAAGGACTCGGAGAGCACGCCCAGCTCGTCCCGGCGACGAACGGGGATCTCCACGCTGAAATTGCCCTTCCGGAGTTCCTGCGTCCCCCGGTAGAGCTGGTGCATGGAGCGCGTCACGGCACGGATGATGAGCACCCCGACGACGATGGAGAACACCTCGACGACCAGGAAGAAGTAAATGAAGAAATAGAGCATCTTCAGGAAGATCTGGCCGGCGTAGGACCGGGACGAGAGGTACTCCAGGACGGTTTTCAGGGGGATGCGGAGGTGGATGGCCAGGGTCTTCCCGGTGGCGGACAGGGAATGGTGCTCCTGGTTGTACCAGTCGGTCGCGGTGACGGTGTCCACGGTGGAGATGGTGAAGCTGCCCCCCGCGCCGAGGCTCGTGAACAGTTTCTCGTTGTGGGGGATGTCCGAAGCCGCGGGCGCGGAGCCGTTTCCCCGGAACCCGTTGAAGGGGCGGAAGGAACCGTGCCGAAGGCCGGCCCGGCTGTCCCGCTCCTGGGTTTCGATGGTGGCGTAGGCCAGCAGGCTGGCGCTCTTGCTGAAGTACTGGTAGAGATCGTCGTCGAAGGGGACGAAGATGTCCATGAAGTAGGTCTGGCCGTTGACCTGCAGGGGGTTGTGGGAGTAGATGAACGCGCTGTAGTGCTTCAGGAGGACGCCGGAGTACGGGAGCTGCTGCAGCCAGTCGGGGAGGTACTCGGGGAGGAACTCCTTCGGCGGGAGAGAGGAGTGGACGGCCAGGTAGACGATGTGCCGGTTCTCGTCGAGTCGGTAGTAGAGGATGTGCGGGGCCGGGAGGTCCGGCGCCCGTTTCTCGATCACGGCGCTGAAGGTGTAGTGGAGGTAGTCGGGGTCCTCTCGGGACTCGGGCTGG
The sequence above is a segment of the Acidobacteriota bacterium genome. Coding sequences within it:
- a CDS encoding ABC transporter ATP-binding protein; this translates as MPALRPGQDHPAPVHDPRTGPAIRCAGLVKRYKDVTAVAGLDLEVGRGECFGLLGPNGAGKTTTVEILEGLLPADAGLVEVLGHTWGRGGDHACRERLGVLLQETRFPEKLTVLETVRLFRSFYRNGRDPDQAIAEVELDEKRLARVGKLSGGQRQRMALACALTGDPELLFLDEPTTGLDPQARRKIWDLVEAFKRKGGTVLLTTHYMEEAARLCDRVAVMDHGKVIALGSPAELIAALDAAQIVEFVPRPPLDLALLDGLPGVRDVRERDGRLRLTVTRIGHALPALLSLLEERDTEIASLTTHQPTLEDVFIHLTGRELRDE
- a CDS encoding PP2C family protein-serine/threonine phosphatase, giving the protein MSAEHDTSRLRPFPALWRRWMPRILSLGMASYVVGTLLQWSGFPGSSLLLLLSLPLLLVSIPWAVFRLYHYFRERVLFRVRNRIIVFHLFAGLIPLLVILLISVITLYLFLINLSIFIYDNEMKNLGFRLNSLSAELMQTVYDQPESREDPDYLHYTFSAVIEKRAPDLPAPHILYYRLDENRHIVYLAVHSSLPPKEFLPEYLPDWLQQLPYSGVLLKHYSAFIYSHNPLQVNGQTYFMDIFVPFDDDLYQYFSKSASLLAYATIETQERDSRAGLRHGSFRPFNGFRGNGSAPAASDIPHNEKLFTSLGAGGSFTISTVDTVTATDWYNQEHHSLSATGKTLAIHLRIPLKTVLEYLSSRSYAGQIFLKMLYFFIYFFLVVEVFSIVVGVLIIRAVTRSMHQLYRGTQELRKGNFSVEIPVRRRDELGVLSESFNAMARSVRGLLIEVADKQRIRRELEIARQVQQEFFPKKLPEVPGLALIGKCSPAREVSGDFYDFIPRADGILDILVGDISGKGISAALLMASVQSASRAQPPLEGTACTPGGTTRQMNSFLQALNVHLFNITPEEKFATLFLARLCTRHGRLFYCNAGHESPFLIRADGGVERLETGGTVLGVFPEIEFEIGEVSLHPGDLLAVYTDGLPDAVDKSGTDFGEERLLAALHENRGRPLEELHSAVTSAVTEWFAGVPQHDDITLVLLEVGATGAPDHASDPLQAACPDLPPRPADNP
- a CDS encoding ABC transporter permease, producing MSDPRPPSTGPARFSPLRELTRTRILEFFREKEALFWTFGFPVLLALALGSAFRSAPPEKPRLAVLGEAAAVRRVETLLGPEAHLEKLSEAEAEKSLGKGKLDLLVVAETTPPGGTVRVTYRFDPTRGDSRYARLVTENLLQRAAGRRDALPSGESPFSRPGSRYIDFLIPGLIGLNLMGSGMWGIGYAVVEARVNKLLKRYAATPMRRAHFLLAYILSRLVLLLPEMFALVGFGWLLFGVKVHGAILDLVVVALATSFAFAGLGLLVAARPRTTEVVMGWMNLVMLPMWVFSGAFFSYARFPESFQPFIRALPLTAANDAMRMIVNDGLPLVAAWSEMAVLAAWCVGGFLLALRWFRWQ
- a CDS encoding M36 family metallopeptidase, which encodes MYPSPVRIPCLCLLAALLTPAPCAAPGGTSPAAGDAPRARWFKPGPGSPAFPSPGEAVGHFLATTPSARFHSAAGDLREERLDRSPAGVHVRLAMEHGGIPVLNGRLDLHLDHENRLYLAVDSLPDAPVSWNETFPDRRAALEMAWAGFDRHPEGFIPARVLPGALLSPVATESVRPVYWVEAGVPRAAWAIVLHRASPIARSIFVVGGSPLRTLAVLQGLQHVDGTGQVFLPNPVNALNNTALTPTSPPADFEGAYTSVTLQGLDAPVNGKYALVGPHVKISSLSNEPPGTAPPQESTPVFVYERTDPGFGAVMAYYWIDTCVRHIRALGFTGIMNYRIEVDAHGLSGADNSHYWPYGSGRGHIAFGDGGVPDAEDADVIVHELGHAIQDSTSPNYFLEYGQAGSIGEGFSDYWAFSNTYNHSVANSFDPFCIAEWDFATISFFDPPCLRRTDTGKVYPDDMTGQIHTDGEIWSCALVNLFLQLGKNVTDRIVLQSHYLMPYGPTFYGGATAMLEADAQLFGRQNQWAIYDEFVRRGVFVTGDLNVSRRTDAVDLLIFARYVAGDIGQGEGNFNAVILSADLDRNGTVNAADYVLLAQCFAN